From a region of the Streptomyces sp. NBC_00193 genome:
- the zapE gene encoding cell division protein ZapE, protein MSTSLSPSASASGRPPIADAGPQSLCAREPRVPAERLVAEMVPPPRFDSVRFDTYIPDPAQPSQPEAVTVLSGFAAGLGGAHASGSGKRRWFAKKPAVPTAPRGVYLDGGYGVGKTHLLASLWHATPAEPALKAFGTFVELTNLVGALGFQQTVQTLGGHRLLCIDEFELDDPGDTVLVSSLLSRLVEQGVALAATSNTLPGKLGEGRFAAADFLREIQGLSAHFRPLRIDGQDYRHRGLPEAPAPFSDEQVTKAAYATDGASLDDFPGLLEHLARVHPSRYGALTDGITAVCLTDVGPVPDQSTALRLVVLADRLYDREVPVLAAGVAFDRLFSDEMLNGGYRKKYFRAISRLTALARDAKPLVSQ, encoded by the coding sequence CCCCCGATAGCCGACGCGGGACCGCAGTCCCTGTGCGCCCGCGAGCCGCGGGTGCCCGCCGAACGGCTGGTGGCCGAGATGGTGCCGCCGCCGCGCTTCGACTCGGTGCGCTTCGACACCTACATCCCGGACCCGGCCCAGCCGAGCCAGCCCGAGGCCGTCACCGTCCTCTCGGGCTTCGCCGCCGGCCTCGGCGGGGCGCACGCGAGCGGCTCCGGCAAGCGGCGCTGGTTCGCGAAGAAGCCTGCGGTCCCCACCGCCCCGCGCGGGGTCTACCTCGACGGCGGCTACGGCGTCGGCAAGACCCACCTGCTCGCCTCCCTCTGGCACGCCACCCCGGCCGAGCCGGCGCTCAAGGCCTTCGGCACCTTCGTGGAGCTGACCAACCTGGTCGGCGCGCTCGGCTTCCAGCAGACCGTGCAGACCCTCGGCGGACACCGCCTGCTGTGCATCGACGAGTTCGAGCTCGACGACCCGGGCGACACCGTCCTCGTCTCCTCCCTGCTCAGCCGCCTGGTCGAGCAGGGCGTGGCGCTGGCCGCCACCTCCAACACCCTGCCCGGCAAGCTCGGCGAGGGCCGCTTCGCCGCCGCCGACTTCCTGCGGGAGATCCAGGGGCTCTCCGCGCACTTCCGCCCGCTGCGCATCGACGGCCAGGACTACCGCCACCGCGGCCTGCCCGAGGCTCCCGCGCCGTTCTCCGACGAGCAGGTGACCAAGGCCGCGTACGCCACCGACGGCGCGAGCCTCGACGATTTCCCGGGGCTGCTGGAGCACCTGGCGCGGGTCCACCCCAGCCGGTACGGGGCCCTGACCGACGGCATAACGGCCGTCTGCCTCACCGACGTCGGCCCGGTCCCGGACCAGTCGACGGCGCTGCGGCTGGTGGTCCTGGCCGACCGGCTGTACGACCGGGAGGTCCCGGTCCTGGCGGCGGGCGTCGCCTTCGACCGGCTGTTCAGTGACGAGATGCTGAACGGCGGCTACCGCAAGAAGTACTTCCGGGCCATCTCGCGGCTCACCGCGCTGGCGCGCGACGCGAAGCCCCTGGTGTCCCAGTAG
- a CDS encoding OsmC family protein produces MAATRNAHAVWEGDLFEGKGVVTLDSSGLGSYPVSWPARTDEEANGRTSPEELIAAAHSSCFNMAFSNGLAKAGNPPTKLTTSAAVTFVPGKGITGIHLTVEGEVPGLDNDAFVAAAEDAKQNCPVSQALTGTTITLSAKLA; encoded by the coding sequence ATGGCTGCCACCCGCAATGCACATGCCGTCTGGGAAGGCGACCTGTTCGAAGGCAAGGGCGTCGTCACGCTCGACTCGTCCGGCCTCGGCAGCTACCCCGTCTCCTGGCCCGCGCGGACCGACGAGGAGGCGAACGGGCGGACCAGCCCGGAGGAGCTCATCGCCGCCGCGCACTCGAGCTGCTTCAACATGGCCTTCTCGAACGGTCTCGCGAAGGCGGGCAACCCGCCGACCAAGCTGACCACCTCGGCCGCCGTCACCTTCGTGCCGGGCAAGGGCATCACCGGCATCCACCTCACCGTCGAGGGCGAGGTGCCGGGCCTGGACAACGACGCGTTCGTCGCCGCGGCCGAGGACGCCAAGCAGAACTGCCCGGTCAGCCAGGCCCTGACGGGTACGACCATCACCCTCAGCGCGAAGCTGGCCTGA
- a CDS encoding alkaline phosphatase PhoX has protein sequence MPPKPPMSLSRRSLIAAGSISFAGALGALFAGAGPGSGAGSRAGAGAPASTGASTRKAAPASRQGYGPLVADPAGLLDLPAGFAYRVLSRAGDPLLSGEGSVPGNFDGMAAFDAGQGRVRLVRNHENRTTAALRVPPVEGLTYDPAARGGCTLLDLDPAGRVTAERVALAGTAVNCAGGRTPWNTWLSCEETEDRAGTAGYTRDHGYVFEVDPADPRRSGAVPLTAMGRFAHEAVAVDPYSGVVYETEDAFVEPFGLFYRFLPARPLGGLGSLRAGGELEALRVPGLANLAVVDEPGSEFPVEWVPVPDPSAAGTPIRLQDFGPGGITHAQKLEGCYWGDGGVHFVSSYSRTVEGSPADHHGQVWFYDPLRARLRLDVVFGPAADIQLPGDSPDNICLAPDGGLMVCEDGGGAQYVFGVTPGGEVYPMARNAADIGKPGAPEFGEFAGVTFSPDARTMYVNAYTPGTTFAVTGPWQ, from the coding sequence ATGCCGCCCAAGCCGCCGATGTCCCTCAGCCGGCGCAGCCTGATCGCCGCCGGTTCCATCTCCTTCGCCGGAGCGCTCGGAGCCCTCTTCGCCGGTGCCGGCCCGGGGTCGGGAGCGGGGTCGCGGGCGGGAGCGGGAGCGCCCGCGAGCACGGGCGCGAGCACGCGCAAGGCCGCCCCGGCCTCCCGCCAGGGCTACGGCCCGCTCGTGGCCGACCCCGCCGGGCTGCTCGATCTGCCCGCCGGGTTCGCGTACCGGGTCCTCTCCCGCGCCGGCGACCCGCTGCTCTCGGGCGAGGGCAGCGTCCCGGGCAACTTCGACGGCATGGCCGCCTTCGACGCCGGGCAGGGCCGCGTCCGGCTGGTGCGCAACCACGAGAACCGCACCACCGCCGCCCTGCGGGTCCCTCCCGTCGAGGGACTCACCTACGATCCGGCCGCCCGGGGCGGCTGCACCCTCCTCGACCTGGACCCGGCGGGCCGGGTCACCGCCGAGCGCGTCGCCCTCGCCGGCACCGCCGTCAACTGCGCGGGCGGCCGTACTCCCTGGAACACCTGGCTGTCCTGCGAGGAGACCGAGGACCGGGCGGGCACCGCCGGCTACACCCGCGACCACGGCTACGTCTTCGAGGTCGACCCCGCCGACCCCCGCCGCTCCGGCGCCGTCCCGCTCACCGCGATGGGCCGCTTCGCGCACGAGGCCGTCGCCGTGGACCCGTACAGCGGTGTGGTCTACGAGACGGAGGACGCCTTCGTCGAACCCTTCGGGCTCTTCTACCGGTTCCTGCCCGCCCGCCCCCTCGGCGGCCTCGGCTCCCTGCGCGCGGGCGGCGAGCTGGAGGCCCTGCGGGTCCCCGGGCTGGCGAACCTCGCCGTGGTGGACGAGCCCGGGTCCGAGTTCCCGGTGGAGTGGGTCCCCGTGCCGGACCCGTCCGCGGCCGGGACCCCGATCCGGCTCCAGGACTTCGGACCCGGCGGGATCACCCACGCCCAGAAGCTGGAGGGCTGCTACTGGGGCGACGGCGGCGTCCACTTCGTCTCCAGCTACTCCCGCACCGTCGAGGGCTCCCCCGCCGACCACCACGGCCAGGTGTGGTTCTACGACCCGCTGCGCGCGCGGCTCCGGCTGGACGTGGTCTTCGGCCCGGCCGCCGACATCCAGCTGCCCGGCGACTCCCCGGACAACATCTGCCTGGCCCCCGACGGCGGCCTGATGGTGTGCGAGGACGGCGGCGGCGCCCAGTACGTCTTCGGCGTGACCCCGGGCGGCGAGGTCTACCCGATGGCCCGCAACGCGGCCGACATCGGGAAGCCGGGAGCGCCGGAGTTCGGCGAGTTCGCCGGGGTCACCTTCTCCCCGGACGCCCGGACGATGTACGTGAACGCCTACACGCCCGGGACCACCTTCGCGGTGACGGGCCCGTGGCAGTGA
- a CDS encoding PPK2 family polyphosphate kinase → MSPLLRVPSGERVDLGAFHTGATPAGPTDKAAGVAATALMGERLASLQERLYAASTAGDRRRVLLVLQGMDTSGKGGTVKHVIGLFNPSGCRIKAFKAPTPEEQNHPFLWRIMKALPQPGEIGIFDRSHYEDVLIARVRDLVPRSQLGRRYAQINRFEKSLADDGVTVVKVFLHIGYEEQRKRLLERLDNPDKHWKFNVGDIEERSAWPAYQQAYELALERCSTDVAPWYVVPSDRKWYRNWAISKLLLEHLEGIAPQYPKGDFDVEECRTRLLAT, encoded by the coding sequence CTGAGCCCCCTGCTCCGCGTCCCCTCCGGCGAGCGCGTCGACCTCGGAGCCTTCCACACCGGCGCGACCCCGGCCGGGCCCACCGACAAGGCGGCCGGCGTGGCGGCCACCGCGCTGATGGGCGAGCGGCTCGCCTCCCTCCAGGAGCGGCTCTACGCCGCCAGCACCGCCGGCGACCGCCGCCGCGTCCTGCTCGTGCTCCAGGGCATGGACACCAGCGGCAAGGGCGGCACCGTCAAGCACGTGATCGGCCTGTTCAACCCCTCCGGCTGCCGGATCAAGGCCTTCAAGGCGCCCACTCCGGAGGAGCAGAACCACCCCTTCCTGTGGCGCATCATGAAGGCGCTCCCCCAACCGGGCGAGATCGGCATCTTCGACCGTTCGCACTACGAGGACGTCCTCATCGCCCGCGTCCGCGACCTGGTGCCGCGCAGTCAGCTGGGCCGCCGCTACGCGCAGATCAACCGGTTCGAGAAGTCCCTCGCCGACGACGGCGTCACCGTGGTGAAGGTCTTCCTCCACATCGGCTACGAGGAGCAGCGCAAGCGGCTCCTGGAGCGGCTCGACAACCCGGACAAGCACTGGAAGTTCAACGTGGGCGACATCGAGGAGCGCTCCGCGTGGCCCGCGTACCAGCAGGCGTACGAGCTGGCCCTGGAGCGCTGCTCCACGGACGTCGCGCCCTGGTACGTCGTCCCCTCCGACCGCAAGTGGTACCGCAACTGGGCCATCAGCAAACTGCTGCTGGAGCATCTGGAGGGCATCGCGCCGCAGTACCCGAAGGGTGACTTCGACGTGGAGGAGTGCCGCACCCGCCTGCTTGCCACATAG
- a CDS encoding polysaccharide deacetylase family protein, protein MTISVRRTAAVAAVAALSAALAACGGGTGTPDAGGRARMGASAAPSAPASAAPSAAGSATPPPSPGSSPPATPQAGAPGKAPTMAPGPGGLTPVFDRAKQHTDKTVALTFDADMTSDQGPRAAGGEHFDNPQLISTLRTLKVPSTVFMTGRWAEEYPDQAKSIGTDPNFEIANHSYSHHAFKSPCYGLPTLDEAAARADVDRAFEAFRKAGAVNTVPYFRFPGGCYDDQALRAISTAKVTAVQWDVVSGDAFAKDPDAVAEQVLSGVKPGSVVVMHCTRSAAPVTEEAIRKIVPELRKRGYRFVKVSDLIGK, encoded by the coding sequence GTGACCATCTCAGTGCGCAGGACGGCTGCCGTCGCGGCCGTAGCAGCTCTCAGTGCCGCCCTCGCCGCGTGCGGGGGCGGCACCGGTACGCCGGACGCCGGCGGCCGGGCCCGGATGGGGGCCTCCGCGGCCCCCTCCGCCCCGGCCTCCGCCGCCCCTTCCGCCGCGGGTTCCGCCACCCCGCCGCCGAGCCCCGGGAGCAGCCCGCCGGCGACGCCGCAGGCCGGGGCTCCGGGCAAGGCGCCGACCATGGCCCCCGGTCCGGGCGGTCTGACCCCCGTCTTCGACCGCGCGAAGCAGCACACCGACAAGACGGTGGCGCTGACCTTCGACGCCGACATGACCTCCGACCAGGGGCCGCGCGCGGCGGGCGGCGAGCACTTCGACAACCCGCAGCTGATCTCCACGCTGCGCACCCTCAAGGTGCCCTCGACGGTGTTCATGACGGGGCGCTGGGCCGAGGAGTACCCGGACCAGGCGAAGTCCATCGGCACGGACCCGAACTTCGAGATCGCGAACCACTCGTACAGCCACCACGCCTTCAAGTCGCCCTGCTACGGGCTCCCCACCCTCGACGAGGCCGCCGCCCGCGCCGACGTGGACCGGGCCTTCGAGGCCTTCCGCAAGGCGGGCGCGGTCAACACCGTCCCGTACTTCCGCTTCCCCGGCGGCTGCTACGACGACCAGGCGCTGCGGGCCATCTCCACGGCCAAGGTCACGGCCGTCCAGTGGGACGTGGTCAGCGGGGACGCGTTCGCGAAGGACCCCGACGCGGTGGCCGAACAGGTCCTGTCCGGGGTGAAGCCCGGCTCGGTCGTGGTCATGCACTGCACGCGCAGCGCCGCCCCGGTCACCGAGGAGGCCATCCGGAAGATCGTCCCGGAGCTGCGCAAGCGCGGCTACCGCTTCGTCAAGGTCTCCGACCTCATCGGGAAGTAA
- a CDS encoding AIM24 family protein — MKSDLFASGNLAEASAVPGMTLQNAKSVKYTVDGEVLARQGSMVAFRGNLRFERKGEGVGRMLRSAVTGEGLPLMSVRGQGEAWFAHRAGHCFIIEFEPGDALTVNGRNVLCFDPTLGYEIKLLKGAGMAGGGLFNSLFTGTGKLAVVCDGNPIVIPVTPQAPVYVDTDAVVGWSARLEAALHRSQSVGSMIRGGSGEAVQLKLGGEGFVIVRPSEATETAAAH, encoded by the coding sequence ATGAAAAGTGACCTGTTCGCGTCCGGGAACCTGGCCGAGGCGTCCGCCGTGCCCGGGATGACCCTGCAGAACGCCAAGTCCGTGAAGTACACCGTCGACGGTGAGGTGCTCGCCCGCCAGGGCTCGATGGTGGCCTTCCGGGGGAACCTGCGGTTCGAGCGCAAGGGGGAGGGCGTCGGCCGCATGCTCAGGAGCGCCGTCACGGGCGAGGGGCTCCCGCTGATGTCCGTACGCGGGCAGGGCGAGGCCTGGTTCGCGCACCGGGCGGGCCACTGTTTCATCATCGAGTTCGAGCCCGGTGACGCGCTCACCGTCAACGGCCGCAACGTCCTGTGCTTCGACCCGACCCTCGGCTACGAGATCAAGCTGCTGAAGGGCGCCGGCATGGCCGGCGGCGGCCTCTTCAACAGCCTCTTCACCGGCACCGGAAAGCTCGCCGTCGTCTGCGACGGGAACCCGATCGTCATACCGGTCACCCCGCAGGCCCCCGTCTACGTGGACACCGACGCGGTGGTCGGCTGGAGCGCCCGCCTGGAGGCGGCGCTGCACCGGTCCCAGTCCGTCGGCTCGATGATCCGCGGCGGCTCCGGCGAGGCCGTCCAGCTGAAGCTCGGCGGCGAGGGCTTCGTCATCGTCCGCCCGAGCGAGGCCACCGAGACGGCCGCCGCCCACTGA
- a CDS encoding aminoacyl-tRNA hydrolase: MSTEDTRHNTLVPAVPAVGSDSPFRQERIARDDAPQYVLPLVVRIEKAEPPARTDALETAARAVLVLLTDERSTGEGEWAAAVRDWQDARIRKVVRRARGAEWRKAGTLPGLTVHGADSEVRVFPPVPLDGWPKELAKLQVSGTDLDDPEPVAPAEAGLPVLWLNPGLDMSAGKAMAQAGHAAQLAWWELTGPERAAWRESGFRLAVRTAARERWAELSGSGLPVVRDAGFTEIAPGSCTVVADHPALRARL; encoded by the coding sequence ATGAGCACCGAGGACACGCGCCACAACACCCTTGTACCCGCAGTACCCGCAGTCGGGTCCGACAGCCCCTTCCGGCAGGAGCGGATCGCCCGCGACGACGCACCGCAGTACGTCCTCCCGCTGGTGGTCCGGATCGAGAAGGCGGAGCCGCCGGCCCGGACCGACGCCCTGGAGACGGCCGCCCGCGCCGTGCTCGTCCTGCTCACCGACGAGCGGTCGACCGGCGAGGGCGAGTGGGCCGCGGCGGTCCGGGACTGGCAGGACGCGCGGATCCGCAAGGTGGTGCGCCGGGCGCGCGGGGCGGAGTGGCGCAAGGCGGGGACCCTGCCGGGCCTCACGGTGCACGGCGCGGACTCGGAGGTACGGGTCTTCCCGCCGGTCCCGCTCGACGGCTGGCCCAAGGAGCTGGCCAAGCTCCAGGTGTCGGGCACCGATCTGGACGACCCGGAGCCCGTCGCACCGGCGGAGGCCGGACTGCCGGTCCTCTGGCTCAATCCCGGCCTGGACATGTCCGCCGGCAAGGCCATGGCCCAGGCCGGACACGCGGCGCAGCTGGCGTGGTGGGAGCTGACGGGCCCGGAACGGGCCGCGTGGCGGGAGTCCGGCTTCCGGCTGGCCGTACGGACGGCCGCGCGCGAGCGGTGGGCGGAGCTGTCCGGGAGCGGGCTGCCGGTGGTGCGGGACGCGGGGTTCACGGAGATCGCGCCCGGCTCCTGCACGGTGGTCGCGGACCATCCGGCGCTGCGGGCGCGGCTGTAG
- a CDS encoding DUF692 domain-containing protein produces MKPMAHLGVGIGWRPEIAGAVEGLPGLDWVEVVAENICPGHLPESLQRLLERGVRVVPHGVSLGIGGADRPDPAKLAALGERAVALGAPLVTEHIAFVRTSSVAPGPVLEAGHLLPVARTRDALDVLCENVRIAQDALPVPLALENIAALVSWPGEELTEAQFLTELVERTGVRLLIDVANLHTNRVNRGEDPVAVLDGIPLEALAYVHVAGGVERAGVWHDTHAHPVPPEVLDVLAELRSRVDPPGVLLERDDDFPGEAELAGELVAIRGVLGGPAGAVPYPPFHRSPGAARTRDSNAGGAVSAPDSGAGLDAVRTRVGIGQAALLSALVAGTPVPEGFDRQRVRVQARALAAKRAGVVSRLAPELPGILGGEDAYREAFLGYARHRPMTAGYRRDALDFAEHLLVRDLPADPAARQRLTLWWRDRSGARPPRRAVRWARALVGRAA; encoded by the coding sequence ATGAAGCCCATGGCACACCTGGGGGTGGGCATCGGCTGGCGGCCGGAGATCGCGGGGGCGGTCGAAGGCCTGCCGGGCCTGGACTGGGTCGAGGTGGTGGCGGAGAACATCTGCCCCGGCCACCTGCCGGAGTCCCTGCAGCGGCTGCTCGAACGCGGGGTCCGCGTGGTGCCGCACGGCGTCTCGCTGGGCATCGGCGGCGCCGACCGCCCGGACCCGGCGAAGCTGGCCGCGCTCGGGGAGCGGGCGGTGGCGCTGGGCGCTCCGCTGGTCACCGAGCACATCGCCTTCGTACGGACCTCCTCGGTGGCGCCGGGACCGGTGCTCGAAGCCGGGCACCTGCTGCCCGTGGCGCGGACCCGGGACGCGCTGGACGTGCTCTGCGAGAACGTACGGATCGCGCAGGACGCGCTGCCGGTGCCGCTCGCGCTGGAGAACATCGCGGCGCTGGTGTCGTGGCCCGGGGAGGAGCTCACCGAGGCGCAGTTCCTGACCGAGCTGGTGGAGCGGACCGGGGTGCGGCTGCTGATCGACGTGGCCAACCTGCACACCAACCGGGTCAACCGGGGGGAGGACCCGGTCGCCGTGCTGGACGGGATCCCGCTGGAGGCGCTGGCGTACGTGCACGTGGCCGGGGGCGTGGAGCGGGCTGGGGTGTGGCACGACACGCATGCGCATCCCGTGCCGCCTGAGGTGCTGGACGTTCTTGCGGAGCTCCGCTCCCGGGTGGACCCGCCCGGGGTGCTGCTGGAGCGGGACGACGACTTTCCCGGCGAAGCCGAGCTCGCGGGTGAGCTGGTCGCGATCCGGGGGGTGCTGGGCGGCCCTGCGGGGGCTGTCCCCTACCCGCCCTTCCACCGTTCCCCGGGCGCTGCCCGGACCCGCGACTCAAACGCCGGCGGGGCTGTATCGGCCCCGGACTCGGGCGCCGGGTTGGACGCCGTGCGGACGCGGGTCGGGATCGGGCAGGCCGCCCTGTTGTCGGCGCTCGTGGCCGGGACTCCCGTGCCCGAGGGGTTCGACCGGCAGCGGGTGCGCGTGCAGGCGCGGGCGCTCGCGGCCAAGCGGGCCGGGGTCGTGTCCAGGCTGGCGCCCGAGCTGCCCGGGATCCTGGGCGGGGAGGACGCGTACCGGGAGGCCTTCCTCGGCTATGCCCGGCACCGGCCCATGACCGCCGGATACCGGCGCGACGCACTGGACTTCGCCGAGCACCTGCTGGTCCGGGACCTGCCCGCCGACCCCGCCGCCCGGCAGCGTCTCACGCTCTGGTGGCGGGACCGGTCCGGGGCCCGGCCGCCGCGCCGGGCCGTGCGCTGGGCCCGCGCCCTCGTGGGGAGGGCGGCGTGA
- a CDS encoding TIGR04222 domain-containing membrane protein, producing MNVFDLLAVAVWIGVITSSVLLLRGLRQSRPPTLVPAPRLHDLSEAAFMAGGPGAVVDAALVSLLCDGRMLVGGPGIVQVRPGVRGGDPAQRAVLQACQGAPSGWLYQIRYAAMRDPAVQETGDALAARGLIATPGGRHRWLRHGVIQAVVCGVLLILSLPLSFVAFVLQEGAGSVRVPFIAEVLPVLLGGIVVGTVSASRARQRITPAGAAALRAVRAHYGADQSPYVQTSLFGLRGLRDPYLREQLVPAARGTRLAAAQSRTRSGGSGSSWESGAEVIPVVWCAGSDGGGSDGGGGSGGSGCGSSGSVCGSSGSGCGGGGSSGSSCSGSSGGSSCSSGSSGSSCSSSSSSSCSSSS from the coding sequence GTGAACGTCTTCGACCTCCTCGCCGTGGCCGTCTGGATCGGCGTCATCACCTCCAGCGTCCTGCTCCTGCGCGGCCTGCGGCAGTCGCGGCCGCCCACGCTCGTCCCCGCCCCGCGCCTGCACGACCTGTCCGAGGCCGCCTTCATGGCCGGCGGGCCCGGCGCGGTGGTGGACGCCGCGCTCGTCTCGCTGCTCTGCGACGGCCGGATGCTGGTCGGCGGGCCCGGCATCGTCCAGGTACGGCCGGGGGTGCGCGGCGGCGACCCCGCCCAGCGGGCCGTGCTCCAGGCCTGCCAGGGCGCCCCGTCCGGGTGGCTCTACCAGATCCGCTACGCCGCCATGCGGGATCCGGCCGTGCAGGAGACCGGTGACGCACTGGCCGCCCGCGGGCTGATCGCCACCCCCGGCGGCCGCCATCGCTGGCTGCGCCACGGGGTGATCCAGGCCGTCGTGTGCGGGGTGCTGCTGATCCTCTCCCTGCCGCTGTCCTTCGTCGCCTTCGTGCTCCAGGAGGGGGCCGGGTCGGTCCGGGTGCCGTTCATCGCCGAGGTGCTGCCCGTTCTGCTGGGCGGCATCGTCGTGGGCACCGTGAGTGCCTCCCGTGCCCGGCAGCGGATCACCCCGGCGGGGGCCGCGGCGCTGCGCGCCGTCCGCGCCCACTACGGGGCCGACCAGAGCCCGTACGTCCAGACCTCGCTGTTCGGGCTGCGGGGCCTGAGGGACCCGTACCTGCGCGAGCAGTTGGTGCCGGCGGCCCGCGGGACCCGGCTGGCTGCGGCCCAGTCCCGTACGCGTTCCGGCGGCTCGGGGTCCTCCTGGGAGTCCGGGGCCGAGGTCATCCCGGTCGTCTGGTGCGCGGGTTCCGACGGCGGCGGGTCCGACGGCGGCGGCGGATCCGGCGGGTCGGGCTGCGGCTCCTCGGGCTCGGTGTGCGGCTCCTCCGGGAGCGGTTGCGGGGGCGGCGGATCCAGCGGGTCGAGCTGTTCCGGCAGCTCCGGCGGCTCCAGCTGTTCCAGTGGCTCCAGCGGCTCGAGTTGTAGCAGTTCGTCCAGTTCCAGCTGCAGCAGCAGTTCCTGA
- a CDS encoding TIGR04222 domain-containing membrane protein, whose protein sequence is MFWVLFLLLAWAGLLFACTRLLQAAAEPADPAPGTAVRHHHDELSLYEAAYLAGGPERVAELTLLSMQRQRRLLLAYTGWATVVDPVGRDPHECSVLGAFGPDGQEPVTSVRAVAARDPAVRALADRLGEAGLALREGAQQEIDAGIRAVRQATVLVLAMAAAALCVPDPGTTTTMILCWFALPLILALGCLAIARVEGHAQSGWASPAGRRLLVELGRERGVRGSLTAVALRGLRAVTDPELRAALTYGRRGRIPRQRGH, encoded by the coding sequence ATGTTCTGGGTCCTGTTCCTCCTCCTTGCCTGGGCAGGGCTGCTGTTCGCGTGCACCCGCCTCCTGCAGGCCGCCGCCGAACCGGCGGACCCCGCGCCGGGCACCGCCGTGCGCCACCACCACGACGAGCTGAGCCTGTACGAGGCCGCCTACCTCGCGGGCGGCCCCGAGCGGGTGGCCGAGCTGACGCTGCTGTCCATGCAGCGCCAGCGGCGGCTGCTGCTCGCGTACACGGGCTGGGCGACGGTGGTCGACCCGGTGGGGCGCGACCCCCACGAGTGCTCGGTGCTCGGCGCGTTCGGGCCGGACGGTCAGGAGCCGGTGACCTCCGTACGGGCGGTCGCCGCGCGGGATCCTGCCGTACGGGCCCTCGCGGACCGGCTCGGGGAGGCCGGGCTCGCGCTGCGCGAAGGGGCCCAGCAGGAGATCGACGCGGGGATCCGGGCGGTCCGGCAGGCCACCGTGCTGGTCCTCGCCATGGCTGCGGCCGCGCTGTGCGTACCCGATCCGGGGACCACGACCACGATGATCCTGTGCTGGTTCGCCCTGCCGCTGATCCTGGCGCTGGGCTGCCTGGCCATAGCCCGCGTCGAGGGGCACGCGCAGTCCGGGTGGGCCTCCCCGGCCGGCCGGCGGCTCCTCGTGGAGCTGGGGCGGGAGCGGGGCGTCCGGGGCTCGCTCACGGCGGTGGCCCTGCGGGGGCTGCGCGCGGTCACGGATCCCGAGCTGCGGGCGGCGCTCACGTACGGCAGGCGGGGTCGGATTCCGCGGCAACGGGGGCATTGA